One Synergistaceae bacterium genomic window, ATTCTACGCGTCAAAGGAAAAAGCACAGGCCCATATCACAGCAGGCGCACGCAAAGTAGTTATCTCCGCACCCGCAGGAAATGATTTACCGACAATTGTCTATAACGTCAACCACAAGACACTCAAGGCCAGCGACACAATTATTTCTGCTGCATCATGCACAACTAACTGCCTTGCACCTATGGCAAAAGCTCTTAACGATTTAGCTCCTATCGTATCAGGCTTCATGACAACAGTACACGCTTATACAGGCGACCAGATGATTCTTGACGGCCCTCACAGAAAAGGTGATTTACGCCGCGCAAGAGCAGCAGCCTGCAACATCGTCCCGAACTCAACCGGTGCAGCAAAGGCTATCGGACTCGTTATTCCTGAATTAGCAGGCAAACTTGACGGAGCAGCACAGAGAGTCCCGACTCCTACAGGATCAACAACGATTCTTGACGCAGTTGTCAAAGGCTCATGGACAAAAGAGCAGGTCAACGAGCAAATGAAGAAAGAAGAAACAGAGTCATTCGAGTACAACACAGATCAGATCGTTTCTTCCGATATTATTGACAGCACAGCAGGCTCAATCTTTGACGCAACACAGACAAAGTGCAAGCCCGCCGGAGATGATTTAACCCTCGTTCAGGTCGTATCTTGGTATGACAACGAAAATTCATACACAACCCAGATGGTAAGAACAATTAAATATTTCTCCGAGCTGAAATAAGCAAATTTTTTAGCATTGATTAAATTCTCCTGCCTGAGTCGAATCGGGCGGGAGTTTTTTATTTTGCGCTATAATATTTAAAATTTTTATTGGGAGATGAAAATTTATTCATGAAATTATTTCAGAGTCTGATGGGATTCATTTCGGCTGTAGTGCTTTGCGTTGTGCTGCATGTCGCAAGTAATATGTTTATTCCGCTTGTTATTGCATGGTTTATTTTACAAATTCTGCGTCCTGTCATAAAAATCGGCAAAACTTTAAGGCTTAATCCGTGGCTTAATATTACGCTTGTATTTGCGACTCTCACTATTGCGGGACTCGTAGGATTTAAATTTGTTGCTGTTCAGGTTGTCGAGTTCGGGCGGGTCTATGACGCTTATTCAGATAAATTAATAGAATGGTTCATCAATCTGCTAAAAACTTTGAGTATTCCTCCTGAAGCCGTGAAAAATTTTAATTGGATGGGATTATTGCAGGACAACGCTAGAAATATTTCAGAATTAGTTATCGCCCTATCAAGCAAATTTGTATTGACGCTGGTTTTCTTGATGTTCATGATGTTAGAGGCTCCATACTTGCAGGAAAAAATAAATAAAGCCTTTGGACGCAATGCAGAGAGAGTCCAGAAAATTTTAAGCACTATTTCAGAACAGGTCAGCCGTTATTTAGGGACTCTTGCATTAATCAGCTTTGTTACGGGCGTTTGTGCGTGGATTGTCTTAACCGTTCTTGATGTGAGACTTGCTGCGGGCTGGGGTGTCTTGACGTTTTTGTTAAATTTCATTCCGACAGTAGGTTCAATTATTGCGACGATTCCGCCGGTTGTTATGGCAGTGATTCAATTTTCGCCGGGGTTGTTCAAGCCTGTATTAGTTCTTGTTTCACTCACAACGATTCAATTGACGATCGGAAATATTATCACACCCAAAGTAATGGGCGACAGGCTCGGAGTTAGTCCCGTTGTAATATTGCTTTCACTATTATTATGGGGAATGATATGGGGGATTCCGGGTGCTTTATTGTCAACGCCGATAGTCTCAATTATAAAAATTGTCTGCGAAAATATACCGTCATTGAATTTTATAGCGGTCTTAATCGGCAGCGGAGATTTTGTGAGAAGGAGTCCGGTAATTACTGAGAAAAACTCAAGAGTCCCCGAAATTACTTCAGCCGTGAAAGAAAAAATTGCCAACGCAGCAAAGAAAATCGGCAGAAAGAGTCAAGAGAAACGCAAATAAAACTTGACTAATTATAAATCAGTCTCTAAAATATTTCACGGATTGAGGCGGTATAGCCAAGCGGTAAGGCAGAGGACTGCAAATCATTTAACCCCTGTTCTATTCTGGGTGCCGCCTCCAGATTTAAATCATTTCACAAATAATAAATTCCAATCTTTATGTTATACTGACTTCACAAATAATTTATCAGGAGGAAAATTTTTACATGTTAGGCTATGGGCTTGACCCGACAATAATTATTGTAATACCGGCTTTATTATTATCGATGTGGGCGCAGTCGCGTGTGAGTTCGACATTTAATCAATTCAGCCGCGTACAGGCTCGCAGCAATGTTACAGCCGACAACGTTGCAAGAATGTTATTAACTCTTTACGGAATGGGAAATATGCCTATAAATCACGTTTCGGGATCTCTAACGGATCACTATGACCCACGCAACAGGACTCTAAATCTTTCCGACAGCGTTTATAATTCACGGAGTATAGCGTCAATCGGTGTAGCAGCTCACGAGGTCGGGCACGCGATTCAGCATTTAGAGTCATATTCGCCGTTGATATTCAGAAATTCAATAGTTCCCGCCGTAAATCTTGCGTCAAGTGCTTCAATACCGTTATTTATGATAGGGCTTATTATGGGCAGCATGACACTTGTAAATATCGGGATAATTTTATTCACGGGGACTCTGATATTTCATCTTGTTACATTGCCGGTGGAGATTAACGCGAGTTCGAGAGCATTGAAATTATTAGAGCAGACTCACACGTTAGACTCGCAGGAATTATCGGGCGCAAAAAAAGTATTGACTGCAGCAGCATGGACTTATATATCGGCGGCTTTGATGTCGGTCTTACAGCTGGTAAGGTTATTGATGATTCGTAATTCACGGAGGCGTTAATTTGCGCGGAATTGAAGCAGCTTTAAAGATTTTGACGGAAAATAAAGACTCCGGCCCCTTTGCGTCAGAGTCTCTCCGAAAACTTGCAGACCGTGAAAAAATGAAAGCTCCTGATATAACGCTTGCATCGTCGTTGATTTATATAGTAATGCGCAGGCGTGAGCTATGGGAAAAAATTGCAGATGAATATTTGCGCGCAAAAGAGTCCCTTCCTCCCGAAGTCTATATCAGCGTAATAACAGGTGCAGGCGGGATACTTGAGTTACGCAGATTTTCTGAAGGCGTGTTAATTAACGGCATTGTCGAATATCTCAAGCGCAATAAAAATTTTGTAAAATATTCCGGTCTCGTTAATGCAGTCTTGCACAAGATAAAGGAGTCAGCCTCAGGGAAACCCGAAAAATTCAAGAAATCGCCGAGTCTCGAAGGCCGCGCGCTTTGGGCTGGTGTTCCGTCGTGGTCATTGCCTGTTTGGATGCGCACATGGTCTCGTCAGGAATTGAACGAATTATTTGCGCTTATGGATATGCCGTCGTACTCGTCATTAAGGGTCAAGCCCGGAAAATTTGATGAAGTCATGCAGTTATTATCGAGTCAGGAGATTCAAGCTGTAAAATCTGATATTTCTGACGCTCTGCACCTTAACGAGTCAATTTTACCGCGAAATTTGCCGGGATTTGCTGAAGGTTTATGCACTGTTCAGTCGGAAGGCTCGATTATTGCTGCATCGCTCGTGAAAAAATATTATTCGGGTTCTGGAGTGATTCTCGATATGTGCTCAGGACGAGGAGTAAAGGCCGGGCAAATATTACAAGAGTGCGATAATGCAAAAATTGAGTGCTGGGAGCTTTCCGGCAATAAGTCAATTAATGCGCAGAATGAATTACAAAGATTAGGAGTCAATGAGCGTGCATTAATGAAGGTCGGTGATTCTCTCGTTCTTTTGCCTGAAGATATACCGAGCTTTATAATACTTGACTCGCCCTGTTCGTGTTCAGGGACATGGAATCGCAAGCCTGAGTCAAAATGGCGCATGGACTGGAAAAAATTAGACGGTTTTGCATCAATGCAGAAAAAATTACTAGATCGTGCTATAAATTTATGTGTGTCGGGCGGTTATGTGTTATATATTACGTGCAGCCTGTTGAAGCCCGAAAATGAAAATGTTGTTGCTGACGTTCTAGCAAAGCATGATGACTGTATTGAAATTCCGATAGATTTGCGCGGTCAGGCATTTCATCGTGGCAGACCCTACGGTTTATACATATGGCCGTCTAGTGCATGGCTTGACGGGTTTTACTGCGCGTTAATATTAAAGAGGTAGGGAGGATTTAATCACTTGGGAAAAATATTAAAAATTGTATTGTTATTCGTCATGATGATTATATTTGCGTCGGGTGGAATAGCTGTCTACACTGTATTTTTGCGGCCTGAAGTTGAGGGAGTTGTCCCGGATCTGCGCGAACGTTCTATAGTTGACGCTGTTGCAGAGGCTGAGAGACTCGGATTTGTCGTTCAGGTTGAGTACGCTGCGTCCACTTTGCCGGAGGGCCGAGTCCTTGCACAGTCGCCAAATTCCGGCGTTAAATCGCGTAAAGGTCAAGTCATTGTCTTGCAGGTGAGTCAAGGAGGCGGAGAACTTCACGCGGTCCCCGATGTCAGAGGCAAGACTTTAGCAGACGCGCAGAATTTAATAAAATCGCAGGGATTCTCATTAGGCGACGTAATAAGAATCAGAGAACCTAACACCGAAGCAGGAAAAGTAATCGCACAGAGTCCGGCATTTCCCGCAAATATTTCATCAGGGCGAAAAATTGATTTGTTAGTTCAAGAGGGCAGCGCGTCAAACGGAAATATTACGATTCCAGATGTTAATCGCATGACCGAGAAAGAAGCACGCACAGTTTTAGAGGCCGCCGGAGTAAAAGTTCAGGGAGTAGACAGAGTTTACAGCCCGTTATTGCCTGAAGGACTCGCAATTGAGACCAAGCCCGCCGCAGGAAGTGCAATAAAAGCAGGTCAAAGCGTAATATTAAAGCTCGCTACACAAAAACGTCCGGCAGGATTCATGGACTCTGACAGCAATAATCCGAACGTAAGGCGCGTAACTAATCAGCCTCAGAATCAGCCCGCACCAGCACCCGCAGCACCAGCCAAGCCCGCAAATAATAATCGAGTCAGCGTTCAAGTTCCAGGCCAAGAAGAAGTCTTTATCGGTGATGACTATGTAACGATTCCAGAGCCTGCGCCGTCAAGAACTCAAGCAAATAATAATAATCGCACGCAGACTCAGACTCCAGCACCTTCACAGCCTGCAAGCACACCCGCACCAGCTCCAGCAAGCACAGGAGGCAGCAAGACAGCTCGAATCCGTTATGTTGTACCGCCCATTGCCAGGCCTATGGACTTGCGAATCGAAATAACAGATCCGTCCGGAAAGAGAAACGTTTTGAGTCGTCAGGTAAGGAGCGGAGAAAGCATTAACACAACAGCAAGCTATACTAATGAGTGTGTGATAAGCATTTTCTTGGGCGGCGAGTCAGTTTGGCAGGAAAGGCAGAAATAAACCATGCGAAAAATTTTATTAGCACCGTCTTTATTAGGAGCAGACCCTTTAAACTTGGCCGGAGCAGTTGAGTCAATGCGCAATAATTATGACTGGCTTCACTTGGATATAATGGACGGTCATTTTGTGCGAAATTTATCATTTGGACCGGAGACAGCCGCGGCACTGCGCAAAAGATTCACGGATTCATTTATTGACGTTCATTTAATGATTGACAGACTCGAAGTAATTTTGCCGTTGTTCATTCAAGTAAAGCCATCACTAATTACTATACATGCAGAGACAGAATCGCATTTATTGCACGCGTCATTAATGCAGATCAAGAACGCCGGTATCAAATGCGGGATTTCGTTATGTCCTCCGACACCGGTTAGAAATATTGAGTCAGTGTTAAATATTGCTGATTTAGTGCTTATAATGTCAGTTACACCGGGATTCGGCGGGCAGAAATTGATTGATAACAGTCTCGATAAAGTCCGCGAACTTGTGAGTCTCAGAGAAGCAAACAAATTTAATTATTTAATCGAGATTGACGGCGGAGTAAATGAGAATAATATAATAGACATTGCGCGGGCCGGCTGTGATGTAATTGTCGCAGGGAGCGCAGTATTTAAGAATCCGGATCCCGGCGCGTGGCTCGCAAAAATAAAGGAGGCAGTCAAATTTTGACAGAAGGTAACAGCGCCTTAGAGGAACTAGGAAGATTAATAACAGAACGCCGCGAAAGTATCGGGATGACTCTTGAAACAGTCTTTGACCGTACCAAGATTAGACCTGAATATTTGCGCGGTATTGAAGAAGGAAATTATACGAATTTTCCCGAACTCGTTTACACAAAAGGTTTTGTCAGAACGTATTTAAAGCTGATAAACGCTGAAGATTTGCAGGACGATTTTATGAAGCAGCTTGACCGGGCATTTATACCAAATTCGCGAAAACAGGAATTACAGAGGCAGCGCGGAATTAATAACATGCTCGGCAACGGTTCATCAGTCCCGAAAGGTTTTAAAGCAGCGTCTCACTTCTGGATATTTCTTGTTTTAGTGCTTGCTCTTGTTGGAACGGGTGCTTATGTCTGGTACGCCGTTAATTACAGCGGGTTAGACTTGCGGAATCTGAAATTATTTAATTTTTCAGGAAGCAGCAACAACGGATTATTTGACGTTCCGGACAACTCTTCAAACGATGTAATTACTAATTTAAGCCGTGATGTTGCAGCAAATCCCGTTTCAGTTGATAAAAGAGTCGTCAGCAGTGAACCGGTCAAGAAGCCCGAACCTGTGAAGCCTTCATTAGAGATTCGCGCAATAAATGATGTATGGCTTAGTGTTGCATTTGGGAACGCACAGCCCGTTTTTAGACGTACACTCAGACGCGGGGACTCGATGAAATGGGATTTGAATGCGCCCGCAAGAGTCGTGTTTGGCCGGCCTACTTCAGCACAGGTTATCTTGAACGGCAAAGATTTAGGCATTGTGAACAGAGCAGCTAAGAAGTCAGAGACTCATATTTATAACCCCGACGGAACTACGCAGAAAATAAAATAAATTTTTCGGCAGGTTGTTATTATATAATGGCCTGCTGATTTAATTTCTTGCTTGAAAAACTTTTACGCGCTATTATTATTCATTGCAAATTAATAAATCGTTATGGAGGACACTTTCAAACAATGGCAGAGGCAGCAGCAAAACCTTGGTGGCGTGAAACAATAGAAACAATTGTATGGGCGTTTATTCTCGCTATGATTATACGCACATTAATAGTACAGGCTTTCTGGATTCCGAGCGGCTCAATGATTCCGACTTTAGAAATAGGTGATAGAGTCTTGGTCGCAAAATTTTGGAATTGGATATTTGAGC contains:
- a CDS encoding AI-2E family transporter, encoding MKLFQSLMGFISAVVLCVVLHVASNMFIPLVIAWFILQILRPVIKIGKTLRLNPWLNITLVFATLTIAGLVGFKFVAVQVVEFGRVYDAYSDKLIEWFINLLKTLSIPPEAVKNFNWMGLLQDNARNISELVIALSSKFVLTLVFLMFMMLEAPYLQEKINKAFGRNAERVQKILSTISEQVSRYLGTLALISFVTGVCAWIVLTVLDVRLAAGWGVLTFLLNFIPTVGSIIATIPPVVMAVIQFSPGLFKPVLVLVSLTTIQLTIGNIITPKVMGDRLGVSPVVILLSLLLWGMIWGIPGALLSTPIVSIIKIVCENIPSLNFIAVLIGSGDFVRRSPVITEKNSRVPEITSAVKEKIANAAKKIGRKSQEKRK
- a CDS encoding RsmB/NOP family class I SAM-dependent RNA methyltransferase; protein product: MRGIEAALKILTENKDSGPFASESLRKLADREKMKAPDITLASSLIYIVMRRRELWEKIADEYLRAKESLPPEVYISVITGAGGILELRRFSEGVLINGIVEYLKRNKNFVKYSGLVNAVLHKIKESASGKPEKFKKSPSLEGRALWAGVPSWSLPVWMRTWSRQELNELFALMDMPSYSSLRVKPGKFDEVMQLLSSQEIQAVKSDISDALHLNESILPRNLPGFAEGLCTVQSEGSIIAASLVKKYYSGSGVILDMCSGRGVKAGQILQECDNAKIECWELSGNKSINAQNELQRLGVNERALMKVGDSLVLLPEDIPSFIILDSPCSCSGTWNRKPESKWRMDWKKLDGFASMQKKLLDRAINLCVSGGYVLYITCSLLKPENENVVADVLAKHDDCIEIPIDLRGQAFHRGRPYGLYIWPSSAWLDGFYCALILKR
- a CDS encoding zinc metallopeptidase; protein product: MLGYGLDPTIIIVIPALLLSMWAQSRVSSTFNQFSRVQARSNVTADNVARMLLTLYGMGNMPINHVSGSLTDHYDPRNRTLNLSDSVYNSRSIASIGVAAHEVGHAIQHLESYSPLIFRNSIVPAVNLASSASIPLFMIGLIMGSMTLVNIGIILFTGTLIFHLVTLPVEINASSRALKLLEQTHTLDSQELSGAKKVLTAAAWTYISAALMSVLQLVRLLMIRNSRRR
- the gap gene encoding type I glyceraldehyde-3-phosphate dehydrogenase, with translation MAVRVAINGFGRIGRLAFRQMFDAEGYEVVAINDLVKPSMLAHLLKYDTTHGSYKKNSITADDEAGKITVDGKDITIYAKPKAEELPWGELKIDVVLECSGFYASKEKAQAHITAGARKVVISAPAGNDLPTIVYNVNHKTLKASDTIISAASCTTNCLAPMAKALNDLAPIVSGFMTTVHAYTGDQMILDGPHRKGDLRRARAAACNIVPNSTGAAKAIGLVIPELAGKLDGAAQRVPTPTGSTTILDAVVKGSWTKEQVNEQMKKEETESFEYNTDQIVSSDIIDSTAGSIFDATQTKCKPAGDDLTLVQVVSWYDNENSYTTQMVRTIKYFSELK
- a CDS encoding DUF4115 domain-containing protein, with the translated sequence MTEGNSALEELGRLITERRESIGMTLETVFDRTKIRPEYLRGIEEGNYTNFPELVYTKGFVRTYLKLINAEDLQDDFMKQLDRAFIPNSRKQELQRQRGINNMLGNGSSVPKGFKAASHFWIFLVLVLALVGTGAYVWYAVNYSGLDLRNLKLFNFSGSSNNGLFDVPDNSSNDVITNLSRDVAANPVSVDKRVVSSEPVKKPEPVKPSLEIRAINDVWLSVAFGNAQPVFRRTLRRGDSMKWDLNAPARVVFGRPTSAQVILNGKDLGIVNRAAKKSETHIYNPDGTTQKIK
- the rpe gene encoding ribulose-phosphate 3-epimerase; its protein translation is MRKILLAPSLLGADPLNLAGAVESMRNNYDWLHLDIMDGHFVRNLSFGPETAAALRKRFTDSFIDVHLMIDRLEVILPLFIQVKPSLITIHAETESHLLHASLMQIKNAGIKCGISLCPPTPVRNIESVLNIADLVLIMSVTPGFGGQKLIDNSLDKVRELVSLREANKFNYLIEIDGGVNENNIIDIARAGCDVIVAGSAVFKNPDPGAWLAKIKEAVKF
- a CDS encoding PASTA domain-containing protein, with product MGKILKIVLLFVMMIIFASGGIAVYTVFLRPEVEGVVPDLRERSIVDAVAEAERLGFVVQVEYAASTLPEGRVLAQSPNSGVKSRKGQVIVLQVSQGGGELHAVPDVRGKTLADAQNLIKSQGFSLGDVIRIREPNTEAGKVIAQSPAFPANISSGRKIDLLVQEGSASNGNITIPDVNRMTEKEARTVLEAAGVKVQGVDRVYSPLLPEGLAIETKPAAGSAIKAGQSVILKLATQKRPAGFMDSDSNNPNVRRVTNQPQNQPAPAPAAPAKPANNNRVSVQVPGQEEVFIGDDYVTIPEPAPSRTQANNNNRTQTQTPAPSQPASTPAPAPASTGGSKTARIRYVVPPIARPMDLRIEITDPSGKRNVLSRQVRSGESINTTASYTNECVISIFLGGESVWQERQK